The DNA sequence TGGTACAATAGTATACCAAATTAGGTGATCAGGTGAACAAAATATCATGTCGAGTAAATGAAATGATCAATTACACTATCACAGAAATTTATAATAactctatatatttattattaggaAGAACAGTAAAAAATATAATGGTGGATATTGCTAAACAAAGAATAATGCATGACTTACAGTCTTGTAAACCTAATGACTTTAAAAACTGACCTCTTTATGTTCTCAAAATGAGGAGATATGTAACTGTTTTACTTAATTGGTGTGGAGAGTTTTGAGGGTTCATATatgaaattgattaattaagCACAAGTAATTTATCTTGGAAACAGATAATACATAGGTGCTAGGCGTTGACTTCGGATCAACTTAATATGTAGGAAATTTGCTAGGCATCTAGGTGGATGTTAGCACTTGGAAAATATTTGTGCAAAACAGAGTAATGTTATTCACAGGGAATAAAGTAaaggatatatatatttatatatttttgctatCACCTGAGCCCAAAGATCTCCACCTTTACTCCTCCAGTGACTTCTGCTTTGTTAAGCAGTCTCCCTAAGCATTGGGAGTAATATATGAATAACTTGTGTTTTGTACAGTAATTCAATGTTAGTTGGCCTTTTCTGTTGCATTATTAATGAATATGTAGAGCATTTGTAAAGTAGGTTGTTGAGATTCACTGGATCCATAATCTATGGGAGGTAGTTTAGAGTCGAATTACCAATTCTTTTCTCTATAACATATTATCTAATGACATGTCTATGAAAACTCTTATAGGAATTTCTAGTATCTGCCTGCGTAGATTACATACATAGTTGTTGTCgagaacataatattttttagctcACCAGAAGCAAGATCGAATAAGATCTTGTATCATCTTCTTTAGAAAAAGTTTAAGCATTGTAATGATTCTGTTATTATATCCTTAATGGTTGCAGCATTTGCTGTGGTATCTGATTTGATGTAAGATGAGTTCTAGATTAAAGTCGTGTAcaaatttgttatatttttttgtaaaaggcTCTCATCTTTGAAGAACCTACTGATgcctaattaatattattaaataatgtgaTGTTGCTAACTGTTGTGGTTTGCATTTTCAGAGCCCATACATGGTGAATATTGTTCTTGCTGGCTATGACAAGGAAACAGGCCCTTCTCTGTACTTCATCGATTACATTGCCACACTTCACAAACTAGACAAGGCAGCCTTTGGGTATGGTGCATTCTTTTCCCTTGCCATGATGGACCGTCACTATAGAAGTGATATGTCCGTGGAGGAGGCAGTTGATCTGGTAGACAAGTGCATACTTGAGATAAGGTCCAGATTGGTGGTGGCACCACCAAACTTTGTTATCAAGATTGTAGACAAAGACGGAGCACGGACACATGCTTGGCGTGAAACTGTCAAGGAAACCCCCATGTCTACAGCTTAACTTATTTGTAACTGCAAACCTGTCTGAATCAACTTAAATTGATATAAGCTGTGTTATGTACGTTGTTTAATTTTGTTCAATGTCAGGATATTGTTTGGGATTTCTGGTCATTCCCAGCTTGTTAGTTACATTCGGAACCAAAGCCAGAACCTGTCATTTTCACACTTATATTATCTTCCTATCATATCGCATTGCCCTATATATTGCTGAAATTgttcttattttctttcattctgGAAATATAAAGGTATTTGCCTGTTAGTGAGTATGAATCTTCTTATATTTCCTACTGGGAGAAAACTACCGTTGTGTACAATATATCAATACAAAGTAAGGGCGTCAAATGGATGTTCATATTACTAGTAGTTCAGGAATAAGCAATGTGAAGTGGGGTTGTCAAAGGTTTATGACATGTCCATGAAGTGGGGTTGTCAAAGGTTTATGACATGTCCAGATGACCAGAACTTTGCATACTCATGGAATGACGAAGAGACCAATTTAACTGCAACAGCAACGATTTATCCATGTGATCGTCAATTACTTACTACTCTTTTGAGCATCAGATGTCACATGAGGTTTCATTTGGTTTCTCAAATGACTAGCAAACATATTTTATCACCCTGCTGCCGTTTTTGTCTGTGTTCCTCAGGAAAGCACTAAGAAAGCTGTCTTATGCAGATGACTCATTGTAATTCAGGTGTGATATAGCTTCGGAGGGCCCTTGGTCAGCAGATTCTGGCTGGGTTAGATCACTATTTGGTTTTGGCGATGACGAGATGATAGGAGGCAGAGAATTCCCAGTATCTGCAACATCATAGTAGAGATTAGTCATCTAGTAGTAATTTGTAGTCCTAAGATGAGTTTTTAACTCAAAGGTGCCTCTTATTTCTACTTTTTGTAATGAAAATAGGGTTTTACCGTACTTAAAATTCCTTCAAAGGCATAATGAGATGTCCAGAAGTTTGCATACTTGCAGAGAGAAAATAGAGAAGAGTAACAAGACACaagtaattttaataaaaaataatgggtGAAGTAAaccatatatacacatataa is a window from the Daucus carota subsp. sativus chromosome 8, DH1 v3.0, whole genome shotgun sequence genome containing:
- the LOC108197201 gene encoding proteasome subunit beta type-2-A, with amino-acid sequence MECVFGLVGKDFALVVADSSAVHSILVHKSNEDKVMVLDSHKLMGASGEAGDRAQFTEFIQKNVSLYQFRNGIPLTTAATANFTRGELATALRKSPYMVNIVLAGYDKETGPSLYFIDYIATLHKLDKAAFGYGAFFSLAMMDRHYRSDMSVEEAVDLVDKCILEIRSRLVVAPPNFVIKIVDKDGARTHAWRETVKETPMSTA